One Curtobacterium sp. BH-2-1-1 genomic region harbors:
- a CDS encoding F0F1 ATP synthase subunit epsilon produces MAALTVSVVSADREVWSGDATMVVARTTEGQIGILAGHEPLLATLAQGQVRITRADGSTVAADAEDGFLSVEHDTVTIVARQAALAS; encoded by the coding sequence ATGGCGGCACTCACCGTGAGCGTCGTCTCGGCCGACCGCGAGGTCTGGTCGGGCGACGCCACCATGGTCGTCGCTCGCACGACGGAGGGCCAGATCGGTATCCTCGCGGGACACGAGCCGCTGCTCGCGACCCTCGCGCAGGGACAGGTCCGCATCACCCGAGCCGACGGCTCGACGGTGGCGGCGGACGCCGAGGACGGCTTCCTGTCGGTCGAGCACGACACGGTCACGATCGTGGCGCGGCAGGCCGCGCTGGCGTCCTGA
- the atpD gene encoding F0F1 ATP synthase subunit beta — MTDTATTAVETSSAPGVGRIARVTGPVVDIEFPHDAIPEMYNLLFTTITIGDSSQEIGLEVAQHLGDDLVRAISLKPTDGLVRGQEVRDSGAPISVPVGDVTKGKVFDVLGNVLNTDEKLEITERWPIHRKAPAFDQLESKTSMFETGIKSIDLLTPYVQGGKIGLFGGAGVGKTVLIQEMIQRVAQDHGGVSVFAGVGERTREGNDLIGEMEEAGVFDKTALVFGQMDEPPGTRLRVALSALTMAEYFRDVQKQDVLLFIDNIFRFTQAGSEVSTLLGRMPSAVGYQPNLADEMGVLQERITSTRGHSITSLQAIYVPADDYTDPAPATTFAHLDATTELSREIASQGLYPAIDPLTSTSRIMDPRYLGADHYETATRVKQILQKNKELQEIIAILGVDELSEEDKITVERARRIQQFLSQNTYMAKKFTGVEGSTVPLKDTIESFRAIADGEFDHVAVQAFFNVGGINDVEEKWAQIQKENR; from the coding sequence ATGACCGACACCGCAACCACCGCGGTCGAGACGTCGTCGGCGCCCGGTGTCGGCCGGATCGCCCGTGTCACGGGCCCCGTCGTCGACATCGAGTTCCCGCACGACGCCATCCCCGAGATGTACAACCTCCTGTTCACGACCATCACCATCGGTGACTCGTCGCAGGAGATCGGCCTCGAGGTCGCGCAGCACCTCGGCGACGACCTCGTCCGCGCCATCTCCCTGAAGCCGACCGACGGTCTGGTCCGTGGCCAGGAGGTCCGTGACTCGGGCGCTCCGATCTCGGTCCCCGTCGGCGACGTCACCAAGGGCAAGGTCTTCGACGTGCTGGGCAACGTGCTCAACACCGACGAGAAGCTCGAGATCACCGAGCGCTGGCCGATCCACCGCAAGGCCCCGGCCTTCGACCAGCTCGAGTCGAAGACCTCCATGTTCGAGACCGGCATCAAGTCGATCGACCTCCTCACCCCGTACGTGCAGGGTGGCAAGATCGGCCTCTTCGGTGGTGCGGGCGTCGGCAAGACGGTCCTCATCCAGGAGATGATCCAGCGCGTCGCGCAGGACCACGGTGGTGTGTCGGTGTTCGCCGGTGTCGGCGAGCGCACCCGTGAGGGCAACGACCTCATCGGCGAGATGGAAGAGGCGGGCGTCTTCGACAAGACCGCCCTCGTGTTCGGCCAGATGGACGAGCCGCCGGGAACGCGTCTGCGCGTGGCCCTGTCGGCGCTGACGATGGCGGAGTACTTCCGCGATGTCCAGAAGCAGGACGTGCTCCTCTTCATCGACAACATCTTCCGCTTCACGCAGGCCGGCTCCGAGGTCTCCACGCTGCTCGGTCGCATGCCGTCCGCGGTGGGCTACCAGCCCAACCTCGCCGACGAGATGGGTGTGCTCCAGGAGCGCATCACCTCGACGCGTGGTCACTCGATCACCTCGCTGCAGGCGATCTACGTGCCGGCTGACGACTACACCGACCCGGCGCCGGCGACCACGTTCGCGCACCTCGACGCCACGACCGAGCTGTCGCGTGAGATCGCTTCGCAGGGTCTCTACCCGGCGATCGACCCGCTGACGTCGACCTCGCGGATCATGGACCCCCGTTACCTGGGTGCCGACCACTACGAGACGGCCACGCGCGTCAAGCAGATCCTCCAGAAGAACAAGGAACTGCAGGAGATCATCGCCATCCTCGGTGTCGACGAGCTCTCCGAAGAGGACAAGATCACGGTCGAGCGCGCTCGTCGTATCCAGCAGTTCCTCTCGCAGAACACGTACATGGCGAAGAAGTTCACGGGCGTCGAGGGTTCGACCGTCCCGCTGAAGGACACCATCGAGTCCTTCCGCGCCATCGCCGACGGCGAGTTCGACCACGTGGCCGTGCAGGCCTTCTTCAACGTCGGTGGCATCAACGACGTCGAAGAGAAGTGGGCGCAGATCCAGAAGGAGAACCGCTGA
- a CDS encoding F0F1 ATP synthase subunit gamma, with translation MAAQVRVYRQRIKSAKTTKKVTRAMELISASRIQKAQARMAASGPYSRAVTRAVSAVATFSNVDHVLTTEPESSTRAAVVLFTSDRGLNGAFSTNVLKQGEELASLLRSEGKDVVFYLVGRKSVGYFAFRERESEQQWVGNTDQPEFSTAKSIGDAVVAKFLQDTAEGGVDEIHIVFNRFLSLATQEPQVVRLLPLEVVEGVEAPSNDEPLPLYEFEPDADAVLDALLPVYIESRIFNAMLQSAASEHAARQKAMKAASDNADSLIRDFTRLANNARQAEITQQISEIVGGADALSSKKK, from the coding sequence ATGGCAGCGCAGGTCCGGGTCTACCGACAGCGAATCAAGTCCGCGAAGACCACGAAGAAGGTCACTCGCGCGATGGAGTTGATCTCGGCGTCGCGGATCCAGAAGGCGCAGGCCCGCATGGCCGCGTCGGGTCCGTACTCGCGGGCCGTGACGCGTGCGGTGTCGGCCGTGGCGACGTTCTCGAACGTCGACCACGTGCTGACCACCGAGCCGGAGTCGTCGACGCGTGCAGCCGTCGTGCTGTTCACGTCGGACCGCGGCCTGAACGGTGCGTTCAGCACGAACGTCCTCAAGCAGGGCGAGGAGCTCGCCTCCCTGCTCCGCAGCGAGGGCAAGGACGTCGTGTTCTACCTGGTCGGGCGCAAGTCCGTCGGGTACTTCGCGTTCCGTGAGCGCGAGTCGGAGCAGCAGTGGGTCGGCAACACCGACCAGCCGGAGTTCTCGACCGCGAAGTCGATCGGTGACGCCGTCGTGGCGAAGTTCCTGCAGGACACGGCCGAGGGTGGCGTGGACGAGATCCACATCGTCTTCAACCGCTTCCTGAGCCTCGCCACGCAGGAGCCGCAGGTCGTCCGGCTGCTCCCGCTCGAGGTCGTCGAGGGGGTCGAGGCACCGTCGAACGACGAGCCGCTCCCGCTCTACGAGTTCGAGCCGGACGCCGACGCGGTGCTCGACGCGCTGCTCCCGGTCTACATCGAGAGCCGCATCTTCAACGCCATGCTGCAGTCGGCTGCTTCCGAGCACGCCGCCCGGCAGAAGGCGATGAAGGCGGCGAGCGACAACGCCGACTCGCTCATCCGCGACTTCACGCGTCTCGCGAACAACGCCCGACAGGCCGAGATCACCCAGCAGATCTCCGAGATCGTCGGCGGCGCCGACGCCCTCTCGTCGAAGAAGAAGTAG
- the atpA gene encoding F0F1 ATP synthase subunit alpha translates to MADITISPDEIRDALKDFVSNYEPTKASTAEVGHVIDAGDGIAHVEGLPGVMANELIRFEDGTLGLAQNLDEDEIGAIVLGEFAGVEEGQEVTRTGEVLSAPVGDGFLGRVVDPLGAPIDGLGEIPAEGRRALELQAPGVMSRKSVHEPLQTGIKAIDAMIPVGRGQRQLIIGDRQTGKTAIAIDTIINQKANWESGDEDKQVRCIYVAIGQKGSTIASVKGALEDAGAMEYTTIVAAPASDPAGFKYLAPYTGSAIGQHWMYQGKHVLIIFDDLSKQAEAYRAVSLLLRRPPGREAYPGDVFYLHSRLLERCAKLSDELGAGSMTGLPIIETKANDVSAYIPTNVISITDGQIFLQSDLFNANQRPAVDVGISVSRVGGDAQVKSIKKVSGTLKLELAQYRSLEAFAMFASDLDQASRRQLERGARLTELLKQPQYSPYPVEEQVVSIWAGTNGKLDEVPVADVLRFESELLDHLRRNSDVLTTLRETNQLSDDTVAEMTKQIDEFSKSFQTSDGKTLGSEQFEAASADDVDQEQIVKGRR, encoded by the coding sequence ATGGCAGACATCACCATCAGCCCCGATGAGATCCGTGATGCCCTGAAGGACTTCGTCTCGAACTACGAGCCGACGAAGGCCTCCACGGCCGAGGTCGGGCACGTCATCGACGCCGGCGACGGCATCGCGCACGTCGAGGGCCTCCCCGGCGTCATGGCGAACGAGCTCATCCGCTTCGAGGACGGCACGCTCGGCCTCGCGCAGAACCTCGACGAGGACGAGATCGGCGCCATCGTGCTCGGCGAGTTCGCCGGTGTCGAAGAGGGCCAGGAAGTCACCCGCACGGGCGAGGTCCTCTCGGCTCCCGTCGGCGACGGCTTCCTCGGTCGCGTCGTCGACCCGCTCGGCGCCCCGATCGACGGTCTCGGCGAGATCCCGGCCGAGGGTCGTCGTGCCCTCGAGCTGCAGGCGCCCGGCGTCATGTCCCGCAAGTCGGTGCACGAGCCGCTCCAGACCGGCATCAAGGCCATCGACGCGATGATCCCCGTCGGCCGCGGTCAGCGTCAGCTGATCATCGGCGACCGCCAGACCGGCAAGACGGCCATCGCGATCGACACGATCATCAACCAGAAGGCCAACTGGGAGTCGGGCGACGAGGACAAGCAGGTCCGCTGCATCTACGTCGCCATCGGTCAGAAGGGCTCCACGATCGCCTCCGTCAAGGGTGCGCTCGAGGACGCCGGCGCGATGGAGTACACCACCATCGTCGCCGCCCCGGCCTCCGACCCGGCCGGCTTCAAGTACCTCGCCCCGTACACCGGCTCGGCCATCGGCCAGCACTGGATGTACCAGGGCAAGCACGTCCTGATCATCTTCGACGACCTGTCGAAGCAGGCCGAGGCCTACCGTGCGGTGTCGCTCCTCCTGCGTCGTCCGCCGGGCCGCGAGGCCTACCCGGGTGACGTCTTCTACCTGCACTCCCGCCTGCTGGAGCGTTGCGCGAAGCTGTCCGACGAGCTCGGCGCCGGTTCGATGACGGGTCTCCCGATCATCGAGACGAAGGCGAACGACGTCTCGGCGTACATCCCGACCAACGTCATCTCCATCACCGACGGCCAGATCTTCCTGCAGTCGGACCTGTTCAACGCGAACCAGCGTCCGGCCGTCGACGTGGGCATCTCGGTGTCCCGCGTCGGTGGTGACGCGCAGGTCAAGTCGATCAAGAAGGTCTCCGGCACGCTCAAGCTCGAGCTCGCGCAGTACCGCTCGCTCGAGGCCTTCGCGATGTTCGCGTCCGACCTCGACCAGGCGTCGCGTCGTCAGCTGGAGCGCGGTGCCCGTTTGACCGAGCTCCTCAAGCAGCCGCAGTACTCGCCGTACCCGGTCGAGGAGCAGGTCGTCTCGATCTGGGCCGGCACGAACGGCAAGCTCGACGAGGTCCCCGTGGCCGACGTCCTGCGCTTCGAGTCGGAGTTGCTCGACCACCTGCGTCGCAACTCGGACGTCCTGACGACGCTCCGTGAGACGAACCAGCTAAGCGACGACACCGTCGCCGAGATGACCAAGCAGATCGACGAGTTCTCCAAGAGCTTCCAGACGAGCGACGGCAAGACGCTCGGGTCCGAGCAGTTCGAGGCCGCCTCGGCCGACGACGTCGACCAGGAGCAGATCGTCAAGGGTCGTCGCTAG
- a CDS encoding F0F1 ATP synthase subunit delta, whose product MRSATREALASTRAVLADLGGAADLAAGAEILAAGRAIAGAPQLLGLLSDPTADPAGKKVVLDRVFAGQSAATRAVLTAVAGSRWSSHQDLLVGIEDAGIRAVAATAASGTPIEAELFSFETAVRSDADLELALGTKLGSPSEKSALVERLLGGKASEQTIVILSHLVQQPRGRRIGELVRDASRIVAEQAGKLVATVITATPLTDGQAARVARALAEQHGKGISINHVVDPSVVGGVRVQIGGDVIDGTVSTRLSELRLQLAG is encoded by the coding sequence ATGCGCAGCGCCACCAGGGAAGCACTGGCGTCGACGAGGGCGGTGCTCGCCGACCTCGGCGGTGCGGCCGACCTCGCCGCCGGTGCCGAGATCCTCGCCGCAGGGCGTGCGATCGCCGGTGCGCCGCAGCTGCTCGGTCTGCTGTCCGACCCGACGGCCGACCCGGCCGGCAAGAAGGTGGTCCTCGACCGCGTCTTCGCCGGCCAGTCGGCCGCGACGCGTGCGGTCCTGACCGCGGTGGCCGGCTCGCGCTGGTCCTCGCACCAGGACCTGCTCGTCGGCATCGAGGACGCGGGCATCCGCGCCGTCGCCGCCACGGCAGCGTCCGGCACGCCCATCGAAGCCGAACTGTTCTCCTTCGAGACCGCCGTCCGTTCGGACGCCGACCTCGAGCTGGCGCTGGGCACCAAGCTCGGCAGCCCGTCGGAGAAGAGCGCCCTCGTCGAGCGGCTGCTCGGCGGCAAGGCATCGGAGCAGACCATCGTGATCCTGTCGCACCTGGTGCAGCAGCCGCGTGGTCGTCGCATCGGTGAACTCGTCCGCGACGCCTCGCGCATCGTGGCCGAGCAGGCCGGCAAGCTCGTCGCGACGGTCATCACCGCGACGCCGCTCACGGACGGTCAGGCGGCTCGCGTCGCCCGTGCCCTCGCGGAGCAGCACGGCAAGGGCATCAGCATCAACCACGTGGTCGACCCCTCGGTCGTCGGCGGGGTCCGGGTGCAGATCGGCGGCGACGTCATCGACGGCACCGTGTCCACGCGGCTCTCGGAGCTCCGGCTCCAGCTCGCCGGCTAG
- a CDS encoding F0F1 ATP synthase subunit B: MQNALIIAAEETHNPLVPPLYDIVWSAVAFVVILLVFWRVIIPRITKMLDERTEAIEGGIKKAEAAQEQAAAALDEYNKQLAEARAEASRIREQARSDANAIGNELREQAQADAARITANAQAQIEAERQSALQSLRTEVGTLALDLASGVIGESLKDDAKSTAVVDRFLADLEASQGSSASSAGER; this comes from the coding sequence ATGCAGAACGCACTCATCATCGCGGCCGAGGAGACGCACAATCCCCTCGTACCGCCGCTGTACGACATCGTGTGGTCCGCGGTGGCGTTCGTCGTCATCCTGCTGGTCTTCTGGCGGGTCATCATCCCGCGGATCACGAAGATGCTCGACGAGCGCACCGAGGCCATCGAGGGTGGCATCAAGAAGGCGGAGGCTGCTCAGGAGCAGGCCGCTGCCGCGCTCGACGAGTACAACAAGCAGCTCGCCGAGGCCCGTGCCGAGGCATCGCGCATCCGTGAGCAGGCCCGTTCCGACGCCAACGCGATCGGCAACGAGCTCCGCGAGCAGGCGCAGGCCGATGCAGCACGCATCACCGCCAACGCGCAGGCCCAGATCGAGGCCGAGCGTCAGAGCGCGCTCCAGTCGCTCCGGACCGAGGTGGGCACCCTCGCCCTCGACCTCGCCTCCGGCGTGATCGGGGAGTCGCTCAAGGACGACGCCAAGTCGACCGCGGTCGTGGACCGGTTCCTCGCTGACCTCGAAGCCTCGCAGGGTTCGTCGGCATCGTCGGCCGGGGAGCGCTGA
- the atpE gene encoding ATP synthase F0 subunit C, with product MDATTVLAEISGNIATVGYGLAAIGPAIGVGIVVGKTIESVARQPELQGRLTTLMYIGIAFTEALAFIGIATYFIFTN from the coding sequence GTGGACGCAACGACCGTTCTCGCGGAAATCTCCGGCAACATCGCGACGGTGGGCTACGGCCTCGCGGCGATCGGCCCGGCCATCGGCGTGGGCATCGTCGTCGGCAAGACGATCGAGTCCGTCGCTCGCCAGCCGGAGCTCCAGGGCCGCCTGACGACCCTCATGTACATCGGTATCGCCTTCACCGAGGCCCTCGCCTTCATCGGTATCGCGACGTACTTCATCTTCACCAACTAA
- the atpB gene encoding F0F1 ATP synthase subunit A, with the protein MRAPTQETALLSHALPLSLTAAGNTVAAGSSKAAEFHGPSINEFFPDAIFFAGTPFEIDRLVIIRFIAVAVLLLIGIIGTRSLKLVPGRGQALIEYAFDVVRRNTFDNLGEKDGKRFLPLLATIFFSVLFLNLTGLIPGLNLQGTSRIAYPMILAIVAYVAFIYAGLRKHPGTFLRNSLFPPGVPWYLYIIVTPIELVSTFVLRPVTLTLRLLMNMVVGHLLLVLFFAATQFFFFDASLGFKAFGVGTLAFGIAFSFFEILVALLQAYVFMLLTAVYIQLALADEH; encoded by the coding sequence GTGCGCGCGCCGACACAGGAGACAGCGCTGCTATCCCACGCTCTTCCCCTGTCCCTCACCGCTGCGGGTAACACCGTTGCGGCGGGGAGCAGCAAGGCCGCCGAGTTCCATGGTCCGTCGATCAACGAGTTCTTCCCGGATGCGATCTTCTTCGCCGGGACGCCCTTCGAGATCGACCGACTCGTCATCATCCGGTTCATCGCCGTCGCGGTCCTGCTGCTGATCGGCATCATCGGGACCCGTTCGCTCAAGCTCGTCCCCGGCCGCGGCCAGGCGCTCATCGAGTACGCGTTCGACGTCGTCCGCCGGAACACCTTCGACAACCTGGGTGAGAAGGACGGCAAGCGGTTCCTCCCGCTGCTGGCCACGATCTTCTTCTCCGTGCTGTTCCTGAACCTCACGGGTCTGATCCCGGGGCTCAACCTGCAGGGCACCAGCCGTATCGCGTACCCGATGATCCTTGCGATCGTCGCCTACGTGGCGTTCATCTACGCGGGTCTGCGCAAGCACCCGGGCACCTTCCTCCGGAACTCGCTGTTCCCGCCTGGGGTCCCGTGGTACCTGTACATCATCGTGACGCCGATCGAGCTCGTCTCGACCTTCGTGCTCCGTCCGGTGACGCTGACCCTGCGACTCCTGATGAACATGGTCGTCGGCCACCTGCTGCTCGTCCTCTTCTTCGCTGCCACGCAGTTCTTCTTCTTCGACGCCTCGCTCGGTTTCAAGGCGTTCGGAGTCGGGACGCTCGCATTCGGCATCGCGTTCAGTTTCTTCGAGATCCTGGTCGCGCTGCTGCAGGCGTACGTCTTCATGCTGCTGACCGCTGTGTACATCCAGCTCGCGCTGGCTGACGAGCACTGA
- a CDS encoding MraY family glycosyltransferase, giving the protein MKYYLLAGAIAAVVSFCVSWIVWKLGLKYKWYPKVRERDVHRTPTPRLGGIAMYIGVIVSLLAAWFLFPSIAGTDYFRLVFSEPGRVLAVLGGATIIVVLGVADDIWDLDWMTKLAGQIIAAGILAWQGVAIVSLPIGNTLGVGSSYMSLIFTVLAVVLVMNAVNFIDGLDGLVAGVAIIAGGVFFLYTFFINRVVVQTEFFFNLPSLLTAVLVGACFGFLILNWHPAKLFMGDAGALLVGFLMATSAVSVTGNIDPAAVQTRQALLPAFIPILLPFAILIVPILDFGLAVTRRLSAGKSPFSADRKHLHHRLLDMGHSHFHAVLIFYAWTATVAIGCLLFLFVDWYWVVVFVAVGFIVCAVATFAPLGRKRAEFAAQVATRSTAVVDASLDPLDRAANDRSIPGDNS; this is encoded by the coding sequence ATGAAGTACTACCTGCTCGCCGGGGCCATCGCGGCCGTGGTGAGCTTCTGCGTCAGCTGGATCGTCTGGAAGCTGGGGCTGAAGTACAAGTGGTACCCGAAGGTCCGTGAGCGGGACGTGCACCGCACGCCGACGCCCCGGCTCGGCGGCATCGCGATGTACATCGGCGTCATCGTGTCGCTGCTCGCGGCGTGGTTCCTCTTCCCGTCGATCGCCGGCACGGACTACTTCCGGTTGGTGTTCTCCGAGCCGGGTCGTGTGCTGGCGGTGCTCGGAGGGGCGACCATCATCGTGGTCCTCGGCGTCGCCGACGACATCTGGGACCTCGACTGGATGACGAAGCTCGCCGGGCAGATCATCGCCGCGGGGATCCTCGCCTGGCAGGGCGTGGCGATCGTGTCGCTGCCGATCGGCAACACGCTCGGGGTCGGGTCGTCCTACATGAGCCTGATCTTCACCGTGCTGGCGGTGGTGCTCGTCATGAACGCGGTGAACTTCATCGACGGCCTCGACGGCCTCGTCGCCGGGGTGGCGATCATCGCCGGCGGCGTGTTCTTCCTCTACACGTTCTTCATCAACCGCGTGGTCGTGCAGACGGAGTTCTTCTTCAACCTGCCGTCACTGCTCACCGCCGTGCTCGTCGGCGCCTGCTTCGGCTTCCTCATCCTCAACTGGCACCCCGCGAAGCTCTTCATGGGGGATGCCGGCGCCCTGCTCGTGGGCTTCCTGATGGCCACCAGCGCGGTCTCGGTCACGGGCAACATCGACCCGGCTGCGGTGCAGACCCGCCAGGCGCTGCTGCCGGCGTTCATCCCGATCCTGCTGCCGTTCGCGATCCTCATCGTGCCGATCCTCGACTTCGGGCTCGCGGTCACGCGTCGGCTCAGCGCGGGCAAGTCGCCGTTCTCGGCCGACCGGAAGCACCTGCACCACCGCCTGCTCGACATGGGGCACTCGCACTTCCACGCCGTGCTCATCTTCTACGCGTGGACGGCCACCGTGGCGATCGGCTGCCTGCTGTTCCTCTTCGTGGACTGGTACTGGGTGGTCGTCTTCGTCGCCGTCGGCTTCATCGTCTGCGCCGTCGCCACCTTCGCCCCGCTCGGCCGCAAACGCGCCGAGTTCGCCGCACAGGTCGCCACCCGGTCCACCGCCGTGGTGGACGCCAGCCTCGACCCGCTCGACCGGGCCGCCAACGACCGCTCGATCCCAGGAGACAACTCGTGA
- a CDS encoding L-threonylcarbamoyladenylate synthase, which produces MASRYDCTDSDGLLTGMRLARAALGRGELVVVPTDTVYGVAADAFSAAAVQRLLDAKGRTRQSPPPVLIPGPPTLDALASDIPQQVRDLVDEFWPGGLTVILRAQPSLDWDLGETRGTVALRMPDSRIALELLQEVGPLAVSSANTTGDPAAMDADQAEAMLGDSVAVYLDGGSLEPHEGFAESTGSTIVDATGLSDGGKLRIVRHGVIPDEEITRVVGADLVG; this is translated from the coding sequence ATGGCATCCCGATACGACTGCACCGACTCCGACGGGCTCCTGACCGGGATGCGGCTCGCACGTGCCGCTCTCGGGCGCGGAGAGCTCGTCGTGGTCCCCACCGACACCGTCTACGGCGTGGCCGCGGACGCCTTCAGCGCGGCCGCCGTCCAGCGACTGCTCGACGCGAAGGGACGCACCCGGCAGTCGCCGCCGCCGGTGCTCATCCCCGGACCGCCGACCCTGGACGCGCTCGCGAGCGACATCCCGCAGCAGGTGCGCGACCTCGTCGACGAGTTCTGGCCCGGCGGCCTCACCGTGATCCTCCGTGCGCAGCCGTCCCTCGACTGGGACCTCGGCGAGACACGCGGCACCGTGGCGCTCCGGATGCCGGACTCGCGGATCGCCCTCGAGCTCCTGCAAGAGGTCGGTCCGCTCGCGGTGTCCTCGGCGAACACGACGGGGGACCCGGCCGCGATGGACGCCGACCAGGCCGAGGCGATGCTCGGCGACAGCGTCGCGGTGTACCTCGACGGGGGCTCGCTCGAGCCGCACGAGGGGTTCGCGGAGTCGACCGGTTCGACGATCGTCGACGCCACGGGACTCTCCGACGGCGGCAAGCTCCGGATCGTCCGCCACGGTGTGATCCCGGACGAGGAGATCACCAGGGTCGTCGGAGCCGACCTCGTCGGATGA
- a CDS encoding HAD family phosphatase, with translation MNESPAPRLLFLFDMDEVLVRYDWQVRMAALAEFTGHEFAELRRRWWDCGNEQRAEAGGYADGDEYLAAFAEAMGCDVPETDWARIRGAAMTELPDRIEAVRVASEHGRVGLLTNNGPLAGRWIHRWAPSLAPVFGEHLDTTSNFGARKPEPEVYRRALEHHGVPAERTFFADDMPINVEGAQSVGIHAVLVEEHTDLREAVLAFVAEQHETAAV, from the coding sequence GTGAACGAGTCCCCTGCGCCCCGCCTCCTGTTCCTCTTCGACATGGACGAGGTCCTCGTCCGGTACGACTGGCAGGTGCGGATGGCCGCACTCGCCGAGTTCACCGGGCACGAGTTCGCGGAGCTCCGTCGCCGGTGGTGGGACTGCGGCAACGAGCAGCGCGCCGAGGCCGGCGGGTACGCCGACGGCGACGAGTACCTGGCCGCCTTCGCCGAGGCCATGGGCTGCGACGTCCCCGAGACCGACTGGGCGCGGATCCGCGGTGCCGCGATGACCGAGCTGCCCGACCGGATCGAGGCGGTGCGCGTCGCGAGCGAGCACGGCCGCGTCGGCCTCCTGACGAACAACGGACCGCTGGCCGGCCGGTGGATCCACCGCTGGGCGCCGTCCCTCGCGCCCGTCTTCGGCGAGCACCTCGACACCACGAGCAACTTCGGGGCGCGCAAGCCCGAGCCGGAGGTCTACCGGCGCGCGCTCGAGCACCACGGTGTCCCGGCCGAGCGCACGTTCTTCGCGGACGACATGCCGATCAACGTCGAGGGCGCGCAGAGCGTCGGCATCCACGCGGTGCTCGTCGAAGAGCACACCGACCTGCGCGAAGCCGTCCTCGCCTTCGTCGCGGAACAGCACGAGACGGCAGCTGTCTAG
- the prmC gene encoding peptide chain release factor N(5)-glutamine methyltransferase produces the protein MSDVPSDGPEARPASDTPVAFAADRLLREAAAAFDAAGVPTPQVDAELLLAWATDTSRGAVQARAMTGGAIAAEHVERFRHAVARRATREPLQHITGEAYFRALTLAVGPGVFVPRPETEGVVQFGIDALRAVPVPSPVAVDLGSGSGAIAIAMDTEVPNAVVYAVERSPEALPWTRRNIDAYGGTVRLVEGDLADALPELDGTVSVVVSNPPYVPDDAVPIDPEVRDHDPAVALYGGPDGLDAVRALADTAWRLLVPGGVLVIEHAEPQGAGVREVLARRGFRSPETHVDLTGRDRTTTATR, from the coding sequence GTGAGCGACGTCCCCTCGGACGGCCCGGAGGCGCGACCCGCCTCCGACACGCCCGTCGCGTTCGCCGCGGACCGCCTCCTGCGCGAGGCGGCCGCGGCGTTCGACGCGGCCGGCGTCCCGACCCCACAGGTGGACGCGGAACTGTTGCTCGCCTGGGCGACCGACACCTCGCGCGGCGCCGTGCAGGCCCGGGCGATGACCGGCGGCGCGATCGCCGCCGAGCACGTCGAGCGCTTCCGGCACGCCGTCGCCCGACGCGCCACCCGCGAGCCGCTCCAGCACATCACCGGCGAGGCGTACTTCCGCGCGCTGACCCTGGCCGTCGGACCCGGCGTGTTCGTCCCGCGGCCGGAGACCGAGGGCGTCGTGCAGTTCGGCATCGACGCACTCCGCGCGGTGCCCGTGCCGTCGCCGGTCGCCGTCGACCTCGGGTCCGGCAGCGGCGCGATCGCCATCGCCATGGACACCGAGGTGCCGAACGCGGTCGTGTACGCGGTCGAACGCTCGCCCGAGGCGCTCCCGTGGACGCGGCGCAACATCGACGCGTACGGCGGGACGGTCCGCCTCGTCGAGGGCGACCTCGCCGACGCACTGCCCGAGCTCGACGGCACGGTGTCGGTCGTCGTGTCGAACCCGCCGTACGTGCCCGACGACGCGGTTCCGATCGACCCCGAGGTCCGCGACCACGACCCGGCCGTGGCGCTCTACGGCGGTCCGGACGGACTCGATGCGGTGCGTGCCCTCGCCGACACCGCGTGGCGCCTGCTCGTCCCCGGGGGAGTCCTCGTCATCGAGCACGCCGAGCCGCAGGGCGCCGGCGTGCGCGAGGTCCTGGCGCGCCGGGGGTTCCGTTCCCCGGAGACGCACGTCGACCTGACGGGACGCGACCGCACGACCACGGCGACGCGCTAG